A window of the Planococcus citri chromosome 4, ihPlaCitr1.1, whole genome shotgun sequence genome harbors these coding sequences:
- the DCAF12 gene encoding DDB1- and CUL4-associated factor 12 homolog isoform X2, translated as MAFTVRLPVYGTKPPCAYPSRLDDRRQIIKNKLMERTRKAEKQEDFVVYRSSDDEDEEEYSNFTSHRILFSSNNFADYIRAREYASKEYHTVDINYGTRHILSHDMLKERPISLGSEVNKIFCSAWLSHRQVVFGTKCNKLMVYDVITKAIDQIPCIVGTNEDSGPEEQCGIHALTINPSRSLLATGGRNSNEVGIYKLPTLDPVYIGENAHDDWIFDIVWFDDQYFATCSRDTKVALWRIPELEPEDTEIPLYSSINPVVIRKCKAAQKVRAFAFNKQLSELAALSVNGFVHIWDVERFKQTISSKLPSSQEPVCMSVNDEGSLYAIGCRSYTLLIDTRSLQLVKKIQTRYNGVRSTSFKSDLLTLGSGVGIVMFYDLRIHRYLESGVNSSRTVTLKTSKGYISSEEEYLDHNPLAMNNRYTPAVYTHCYDSSGLRLFCAGGPLSVNTFGNYASIWQ; from the exons ATGGCATTTACGGTACGATTACCAGTTTATGGAACAAAACCTCCTTGCGCCTATCCATCCAGACTCGATGATAGGaggcaaataatcaagaacaaGCTTATGGAAAGAACTCGTAAGGCTGAAAAGCAAGAAGATTTTGTCGTTTATCGGTCTTCAGATGACGAAGATGAAGAAGAGTACAGTAATTTCACCAGTCACCGGATACTGTTTTCGTCGAATAACTTCGCCGATTATATTCGTGCTAGAGAATACGCATCTAAAGAATATCACACCGTTGATATTAATTACGGAACGAGACATATCTTATCCCACGATATGCTCAAAGAAAGACCAATTTCGCTAGGATCCGAAGTTAATAAAATATTCTGTTCTGCGTGGCTAAGTCACCGCCAAGTTGTTTTTGGTACCAAGTGCAATAAG TTAATGGTTTACGATGTTATTACTAAAGCTATCGACCAAATTCCTTGTATAGTTGGCACTAACGAAGATTCAGGACCGGAAGAACAATGTGGCATTCATGCATTAACTATAAATCCTTCTAGATCTCTGTTAGCGACAGGAGGTCGTAATTCTAACGAAGTCGGCATTTATAAGTTACCAACTCTAGATCCTGTATATATTGGAGAG AATGCTCACGATGATTGGATATTCGATATTGTATGGTTTGACGATCAATATTTTGCCACATGTTCGAGGGATACGAAAGTTGCTCTATGGCGCATTCCCGAATTAGAACCGGAAGACACGGAAATCCCTCTCTACTCTTCCATTAATCCAGTCGTTATACGAAAATGCAAAGCTGCTCAAAAAGTTCGAGCATTTGCATTCAATAAACAACTATCCGAATTAGCAGCATTAAGCGTTAATGGCTTCGTTCATATTTGGGACGTTGAACGATTCAAGCAG ACAATCTCCAGTAAACTGCCAAGTTCTCAAGAACCGGTTTGCATGAGTGTTAACGACGAAGGCTCTCTTTACGCTATCGGTTGTCGCTCTTATACTCTGTTAATAGATACTCGATCGCTAcaactggtgaaaaaaatacagacTCGATACAATG GTGTAAGATCAACGAGTTTTAAAAGCGATTTATTAACTCTCGGCTCCGGAGTAGGTATTGTAATGTTTTACGATTTGCGTATTCATCGATATTTGGAATCGGGTGTCAATTCGTCCCGAACAGTCACTCTCAAAACGAGCAAGGGATATATT tcCTCGGAAGAAGAGTATCTAGATCATAATCCTCTTGCCATGAATAACCGGTACACTCCGGCTGTTTATACGCACTGCTACGATTCTTCGGGATTACGATTGTTTTGCGCTGGAGGTCCTTTATCGGTTAATACATTTGGTAACTATGCAAGTATTTGGCAGTGA
- the DCAF12 gene encoding DDB1- and CUL4-associated factor 12 homolog isoform X1 yields MAFTVRLPVYGTKPPCAYPSRLDDRRQIIKNKLMERTRKAEKQEDFVVYRSSDDEDEEEYSNFTSHRILFSSNNFADYIRAREYASKEYHTVDINYGTRHILSHDMLKERPISLGSEVNKIFCSAWLSHRQVVFGTKCNKLMVYDVITKAIDQIPCIVGTNEDSGPEEQCGIHALTINPSRSLLATGGRNSNEVGIYKLPTLDPVYIGENAHDDWIFDIVWFDDQYFATCSRDTKVALWRIPELEPEDTEIPLYSSINPVVIRKCKAAQKVRAFAFNKQLSELAALSVNGFVHIWDVERFKQTISSKLPSSQEPVCMSVNDEGSLYAIGCRSYTLLIDTRSLQLVKKIQTRYNAQLLFYSGVRSTSFKSDLLTLGSGVGIVMFYDLRIHRYLESGVNSSRTVTLKTSKGYISSEEEYLDHNPLAMNNRYTPAVYTHCYDSSGLRLFCAGGPLSVNTFGNYASIWQ; encoded by the exons ATGGCATTTACGGTACGATTACCAGTTTATGGAACAAAACCTCCTTGCGCCTATCCATCCAGACTCGATGATAGGaggcaaataatcaagaacaaGCTTATGGAAAGAACTCGTAAGGCTGAAAAGCAAGAAGATTTTGTCGTTTATCGGTCTTCAGATGACGAAGATGAAGAAGAGTACAGTAATTTCACCAGTCACCGGATACTGTTTTCGTCGAATAACTTCGCCGATTATATTCGTGCTAGAGAATACGCATCTAAAGAATATCACACCGTTGATATTAATTACGGAACGAGACATATCTTATCCCACGATATGCTCAAAGAAAGACCAATTTCGCTAGGATCCGAAGTTAATAAAATATTCTGTTCTGCGTGGCTAAGTCACCGCCAAGTTGTTTTTGGTACCAAGTGCAATAAG TTAATGGTTTACGATGTTATTACTAAAGCTATCGACCAAATTCCTTGTATAGTTGGCACTAACGAAGATTCAGGACCGGAAGAACAATGTGGCATTCATGCATTAACTATAAATCCTTCTAGATCTCTGTTAGCGACAGGAGGTCGTAATTCTAACGAAGTCGGCATTTATAAGTTACCAACTCTAGATCCTGTATATATTGGAGAG AATGCTCACGATGATTGGATATTCGATATTGTATGGTTTGACGATCAATATTTTGCCACATGTTCGAGGGATACGAAAGTTGCTCTATGGCGCATTCCCGAATTAGAACCGGAAGACACGGAAATCCCTCTCTACTCTTCCATTAATCCAGTCGTTATACGAAAATGCAAAGCTGCTCAAAAAGTTCGAGCATTTGCATTCAATAAACAACTATCCGAATTAGCAGCATTAAGCGTTAATGGCTTCGTTCATATTTGGGACGTTGAACGATTCAAGCAG ACAATCTCCAGTAAACTGCCAAGTTCTCAAGAACCGGTTTGCATGAGTGTTAACGACGAAGGCTCTCTTTACGCTATCGGTTGTCGCTCTTATACTCTGTTAATAGATACTCGATCGCTAcaactggtgaaaaaaatacagacTCGATACAATG CACAACTGTTATTTTATTCAGGTGTAAGATCAACGAGTTTTAAAAGCGATTTATTAACTCTCGGCTCCGGAGTAGGTATTGTAATGTTTTACGATTTGCGTATTCATCGATATTTGGAATCGGGTGTCAATTCGTCCCGAACAGTCACTCTCAAAACGAGCAAGGGATATATT tcCTCGGAAGAAGAGTATCTAGATCATAATCCTCTTGCCATGAATAACCGGTACACTCCGGCTGTTTATACGCACTGCTACGATTCTTCGGGATTACGATTGTTTTGCGCTGGAGGTCCTTTATCGGTTAATACATTTGGTAACTATGCAAGTATTTGGCAGTGA
- the RagC-D gene encoding ras-related GTP-binding protein C isoform X2 produces MQDQENTQDDGNVRPRVLLMGLRRSGKSSIAKVMFQKMQPNETLFLESTSKVVKDNISNSAFVDFELWDLPGQIDSVDPSFEPDVVFGVRGALIFVIDAQDDYVDALNKLIATVTKAYKINTNIRFEVFIHKVDGLTEDNKIETQRDIHQRAIDDLNDSGLDQLQLNFHLTSIYDHSIFEAFSKVVQRLTIHLPFIENLLNLLVSNSAIEKAFLFDVVSKMYIATDSTPVDMQSYELCCDMIDVVIDISCVYGIQDEADYTAFDENSCSKIKLNNGSILYFREVGQYLAVVCILREENFERRGIITYNVLCFRKAIQQLLELMEKKKDEKPKE; encoded by the exons ATGCAGGACCAAGAAAACACCCAAGACGATGGAAATGTCAGACCACGAGTATTGCTCATGGGATTACGAAG GAGCGGTAAATCCTCAATAGCTAAAgtgatgtttcaaaaaatgcaaccaAACGAAACTTTATTCTTGGAAAGTACCAGCAAAGTGGTGAAAGACAACATTAGTAATTCAGCGTTTGTGGATTTTGAATTATGGGATTTACCCGGTCAGATAGACTCGGTTGATCCTAGCTTCGAACCTGACGTTGTGTTTGGTGTGAGAGGAGCGTTAATATTTGTAATCGATGCTCAG GATGATTATGTGGACGCATTGAATAAACTAATTGCTACAGTTACCAAAGCTTATAAAATTAATACCAATATACGATTTGAAGTGTTCATTCATAAAGTAGATGGACTCACTGAGgacaataaaattgaaacccaGAGAGATATCCATCAACGAGCCATTGATGATCTTAATGACTCAg gtCTTGACCAGTTACAATTGAATTTCCATCTTACGTCAATTTATGATCACAGCATATTCGAAGCTTTTAGTAAAGTCGTTCAAAGATTAACTATTCATTTACCATTTATAGAAAATTTGCTAAATTTATTGGTATCT AACTCAGCCATAGAAAAAGCATTCTTATTCGATGTTGTTTCCAAAATGTACATCGCAACGGATTCGACTCCAGTTGATATGCAGAGCTACGAACTATGTTGCGATATGATCGACGTCGTGATAGATATTTCCTGTGTTTATGG CATTCAAGACGAAGCAGATTATACAGCTTTCGATGAAAATAGCTGTAGTaagataaaattgaataatggttCTATTTTGTATTTCCGTGAAGTTGGACAGTATCTTGCAGTCGTTTGTATTTTAagagaagaaaatttcgaaagaagAG GAATTATTACGTACAACGTGCTTTGCTTTCGAAAAGCAATTCAGCAGTTGTTAGAACtgatggaaaaaaagaaagatgaaaaacCCAAAGAATAA
- the RagC-D gene encoding ras-related GTP-binding protein C isoform X1 yields the protein MSFEDQNYAENSSFPQDFEYKEMQDQENTQDDGNVRPRVLLMGLRRSGKSSIAKVMFQKMQPNETLFLESTSKVVKDNISNSAFVDFELWDLPGQIDSVDPSFEPDVVFGVRGALIFVIDAQDDYVDALNKLIATVTKAYKINTNIRFEVFIHKVDGLTEDNKIETQRDIHQRAIDDLNDSGLDQLQLNFHLTSIYDHSIFEAFSKVVQRLTIHLPFIENLLNLLVSNSAIEKAFLFDVVSKMYIATDSTPVDMQSYELCCDMIDVVIDISCVYGIQDEADYTAFDENSCSKIKLNNGSILYFREVGQYLAVVCILREENFERRGIITYNVLCFRKAIQQLLELMEKKKDEKPKE from the exons ATG TCTTTTGAAGACCAAAATTACGccgaaaattcatcatttcCTCAAGATTTCGAATATAAAGAAATGCAGGACCAAGAAAACACCCAAGACGATGGAAATGTCAGACCACGAGTATTGCTCATGGGATTACGAAG GAGCGGTAAATCCTCAATAGCTAAAgtgatgtttcaaaaaatgcaaccaAACGAAACTTTATTCTTGGAAAGTACCAGCAAAGTGGTGAAAGACAACATTAGTAATTCAGCGTTTGTGGATTTTGAATTATGGGATTTACCCGGTCAGATAGACTCGGTTGATCCTAGCTTCGAACCTGACGTTGTGTTTGGTGTGAGAGGAGCGTTAATATTTGTAATCGATGCTCAG GATGATTATGTGGACGCATTGAATAAACTAATTGCTACAGTTACCAAAGCTTATAAAATTAATACCAATATACGATTTGAAGTGTTCATTCATAAAGTAGATGGACTCACTGAGgacaataaaattgaaacccaGAGAGATATCCATCAACGAGCCATTGATGATCTTAATGACTCAg gtCTTGACCAGTTACAATTGAATTTCCATCTTACGTCAATTTATGATCACAGCATATTCGAAGCTTTTAGTAAAGTCGTTCAAAGATTAACTATTCATTTACCATTTATAGAAAATTTGCTAAATTTATTGGTATCT AACTCAGCCATAGAAAAAGCATTCTTATTCGATGTTGTTTCCAAAATGTACATCGCAACGGATTCGACTCCAGTTGATATGCAGAGCTACGAACTATGTTGCGATATGATCGACGTCGTGATAGATATTTCCTGTGTTTATGG CATTCAAGACGAAGCAGATTATACAGCTTTCGATGAAAATAGCTGTAGTaagataaaattgaataatggttCTATTTTGTATTTCCGTGAAGTTGGACAGTATCTTGCAGTCGTTTGTATTTTAagagaagaaaatttcgaaagaagAG GAATTATTACGTACAACGTGCTTTGCTTTCGAAAAGCAATTCAGCAGTTGTTAGAACtgatggaaaaaaagaaagatgaaaaacCCAAAGAATAA